The region GTTCAGTCACACAgctgtgctcaactatattcctTTGAATGGCCTAATATTTCCAACCCCTTGGAAAGTGGACAGATAAACCTAAAGATGTATATGTGTCATACCATATGACAGGTCTCATATATACATGAGGAAATGAGCTCTTCTCACTGGATTGAGTCCCTCCTCACCCCACCTATCTGGCGTACACAAATTTGGCACACATCTCTACACAGAGACTGTCTGAGGCGCGTCCCTGTTGCCAATTCCTCAGAGCTTCACCTCACTGGCTTCAGTGGCTTTTTTAACTTAAGTGGAATAAGAACCAATACCACCAAAAGAAGCACTGTTTCTCTTCTCATGCCTGTGTTGGCAGCCACAGCGTCCTCCAGCAGGATGAATTCTGTAGCTAGCAACATCACAGCCCCCAGAAACGCAGTTTCAGATCATAGAAAAATCCTTGAGATGTAGAATGTACTTTATTTCAAAATTGTCATTGCACTTATGGATAAGGTCACTTAGGTCACAGGCAAACCATGGAGAAAGGATAAAAGACTGACAGGAACACCTTATCCTCAGGGAGAGGAGAACCGGCCACAGAACAGAATCCCATTGGTCTTAACATgctgaatgaagaaaagaaaggggcgGTCGGCACAGAAACGGGGGGTGAGCCTGACACACCTCAACATCATGATGGCAGCTGTAGCAGCCGCAGCCTCTGTGCCCTCCTCATTGACCTCCACAAAGGACTTATGCACAACCTTGGACAGAGACAAGCCATGCTTGGAAGATATTCCAGAAAAGTCTGCCCCATTATCAAAGGCATCCGTCATGCCCAGCTTGCACAGGAAGTCCTTCATGTCATAATTCTCCTCCAGTTTAAACCGTGGGAGGAAAacctccacctcttcttcatcCATCATGTCCAGCCTCGTCCACTCTGTGAAATTTTCATAAGTTATTTCCTTTTCCACCTAGAAGAGAGTTGAACACTTTAGGACAATGTTGTCACCTGGGGCACTTGAGACGATGGGGAGGCTCTACACTGCCCAGGGATGTGTGCCTTTAAGTTAATACAGTAGCTGGGAGAGGCTAGGATTCAGCTCAGTGGTGTTTGTCAAGTGGGatcaaggctctgggttccaacCCTGCCTCACAAATGAGTGGAAGATAAAAACATGATCATGGGAGCCTAGGAAGCCACCCCTGCAGAAACAGAAATGCCACTCTTTCTCCCTCACAGTTCCATCAAGGTCTCGTGATCATTACCGTGCTCAGTTCAATGTGCTCATCTGGAAGCATGATGATCATGTTCAGCTCATTGCCAGCATAGGGAAGCAACAGAATCTTGGTGAATATCTCTCCAATATAGGTCGTTTTGAAGGTAGACTTCTTAAACATCATTTGCACAGGTTTCTCCTCATTCTGTGaaagagagataaatattaagtTGAAAAGAGACACAAGTAACACCTTGGGCAGATTCAATCAAGGAAGTCAATGCAATAGGAATACTTGCTTTTTTATTATAATGTAAATGTATGAGTGTGAGCctgaacatatgtatgtgtaccacctgACTACGTGCATTTGGTGCCTGCATatttcagaagagggtgtcaaatctccctggaactggagtgatggatGGTTATGAGACACCAGCATGGATTCAAACTCTGATTCTCTTCaagaacatgtgtttctaattgtccagccatctctcctgacttaggtatattttcttttttttatagataTTTGAATTTAATATAGTGCACAGGAAAGTTTATAATACTTTGAAGTAAGTATAAAATGCATCACAACAGAATACTCAGTGTTTTGGCTATTTTTACAAGATCTGAATTCCCTGAGAGTCCAAGTAATCCCAGACTTCCTGCTTTGTGCTCATCAGAACTTTAAGTCAGCTCACGTGTTCTCTACCCTTAAGTTTTTAGAACTTCTGCATACACAGGTAAATATCTATCTAATAGATACAATAATGcattatacacatttatatccTCTCAGGAAAGAAGATGCAGGCgccatttttatatgtgtatgcaggtTTTAAGTAATCTTGCTTTTCCAttatccacaaaataaaaattataatttagagAGCAATTAATGATAGGAGCAAAGATTACCAATTGTGGTGTGAGTTTTCCCAAAATACAGTGTACACAAAGGTAAATATAGCATGGCTGTGCGTAGATATACACCCTGTTTATATCCTGTGTGGCTAGTAAGCAATCAGCACCTGACCactttaaaagtgattttagGGATTCTAAACTAAAGCAGTTTCATGGGGGaatagatttctttctcagtccctttTAATAAGTGGTCAAATTAAAGAACAGAGTTTAAACAGTGttatctgcattgttgtctatATTAAGATTTTAACTGATACACAGTCTTCCCAGAGTGAACTCTTATTTCactctatgatggaggaaggtcattggttaatcaaaaaaaactgccttggcccttttgctaggacagcagcttagataggtggagtaaacaaaacagaatgcggGGAGACTTCTTATTACATGAGAATTTACGGAttgttaaagatggaaaatataatgATAGAAAGTGAAGTCCATACACAGTCTCTGTATAAGGCTGTACTCAGATGGAAATGAGAAGTAATCACCACCACAGTGGTAGATGCTATTTTATcagttttagtgagaaaagcatgGAGTGTGACTGCTAGGTGGAAGagttgtgtgattttctttttttttttttttaatttttatttttattcttttttaattaaaatttccacctgctccccgtttcccatttccctcccctcctcccaaatattgccccctccccccactcccctccccctatccccactcctcttctcctccccccccaccattccccctccctctcgataccgaagagcagtccaaattccctgccctgcgggaagacgaaggtcttctatctacgtccaggaaggtgagtgtctaaacaggctaagctcccacaaagccagttcatgtattaggatcaaaacctagtgccattgtccttggcttctcatcagccttcattgtccgccattctcagagagtccagtttcaacccatgcttattcagtcccagaccagctggccttggtgggctcccaataaatcagttccactgtcacagtgggtgggtacacccctcgtggtcctgatttccttgctcatgttctccctccttctgctcctcatttggaccttaagagctcagaccgttgctccaaattgagtctctgtctctacctcgatccatcgccagatgaaggttctaaggtgatatgtaagatattcatcagtataggatagggtcatttcaggttccctctcctcagttgcccaaggtaccagctggggacatctccctggacacctgcgaacccctctagagtcaagtctcttgtcaaccctaagatggctcccttagttaggatatatacttcgctgctcccgtatccacccttcctatatggTATATTTTCTTAAACTGACTTCTGTAGTACTTAACCTCTCAAGCACTTGCTTAGACCTTACATGCCCCCCAAAAGCCCCTTCTTCAAGGCTTGGTCCTCAGGTGTGCTAGATTGAGAGGAGGTAGAATTCTGTTtgtctgagacaaagtctcactatgtagccctagttggCCTAAAATCACTAcacaggtcaggctggccttgaagtcagattgctacccacttctgcctcccacgTATTGTGAGTAAAGGTACGCACAACCATGCCTGGCATAGGAGCAGAATCTCCTAAGAGGTGGGCCCGGAGGGAGGTGTTTATGTCATTAGGATGTGCCCTTGAAAGGGATTGTGGGATcctggactttttcctttctctcacttCCTAACCTTGGAGTGAGCCATTTTACTCCAGCACCTGCTCCTAGAAGCCCATTCCAGTATCTTCAAATCAGGCCCCAAAAGATCGGGTTCATCTCATCACAGACTTAAACTTCTAACACTGTCTCTTACTGAGTTGGCCAACTCCACACTTTAGTGTCAGAAAGTTGACCTACCCAATCTCTAAATACCTGTGATGTCCTAGGCCAACATTCTTTTCTCTTGGGGTCTCATATATTCTCATCACTTTGAACAAAATTCCCAAATTCACTGTTCTAGCCAGGAGTTCTCCGTGAactcagaaatatattttatacactaTTTGACTCCTGCATGTTGGTATTCCTTTGTTGGCTGTCCCTTGTAAATATAACCAAAacctgactttatttttaaacctcCACCTGAATAAGCATAGCCCTGGGATACAGTGATGACCTCTTTGTCACCAATCCCAGCACAGCGGCCATAGGTCCTAGCACAATGCAAGTGAGACCACACCACTGTGTACCACTCTAGCAGGACAATAGTAAATGAAAGTCCTTAAAACTGCCCGGAATAGAgaaaagagcacacactgcttctATTCTGCTCCACTCTCTCTTCTTTCGTCCACTAAGTCACTGGACTGTTTATAGTACTGAGGTTAACTAGATTAAGCCCCTTTCTGCCCAGCGAACTGGGTCTCAAACTTGGAACATTCCTCATATGCCCTGGTGTCTGCTCACACACCATCTTCTCAGTGAAGTTCCTCAGTAGTTCTCCACTGAAACCACACCCAAGCACAGCATCTTGTGACCTCCTCTATATGAATGCCCcctgaccgaagaatggataagaaaaatgtagtacatttacacaatggagtactacacagcaaaaaaaaaaaaaatgacatcttgaattttgcaggcaaatggatggaactagaatacatcattttgagtgaggtaacccagacccagaaagacaattatcacatgtattcactcataagtggtttttagacataaagcaaagaaaaccagcccacaaatcacaatcccagagaactcagacaacaatgaggaccctaagagagacatacatagatctaatctacatgggtagtagaaaaagacaagatctcctgagtaaattgggagcatggagaccttgggagagggttgaaggggaggggagaggcagggaggggagcagagaaaaatgtagagctcaataaaaatcaatcaaaaaaaaaataaaaagaatgggaAAGGTCTCAGAAAGGGGAGACTTCTTGTCTCAGGCCTATGTCCTTCCCTGCAGACTGCTGCATCAGGATCCTGGTGTGAGCGTGAGGACAAAGGTCCCATGATAACGGTGGTAGAGCAGAAAAGGAGAGTCAGTTCCCAAGAGCATCATCCCATGCAGGAAGCCCCAGACTCCACCCATTTCCTGCCTTCCAGGTGAATGATGAATCTATGTGCTATCAACTATAGTCATCTAGGGTTTCTCTTGCTTGCAGCTGAAGGAAGTTCTAATGTACATTTTGTCAATGACTGATTCCAAAGACAGAAATACTTTAatcagggaaaaaaagaacagttttttaaagaataaatcttaaaatataatgCATTTCCTGAAAAACTGGAGGTACTGCTCTGTGTTTACCTTGGAGACTTTGAAAGGCATCTCCCGGGTTTCCTCTTTGTTAAACTGTTTCTCCCAGTTCCCTTTAAAGTAGATGGCATTTACAAGGACCAGCAGAGTGTCTGAATTCACCGCACCTGGAGATAGCAGCTCTTGGATTTTatctgaaagaaagaatttttttttttttaaaaaaaggaattaaaaacacATGGTAGTTGATTGAGAATGGCTTccatatgctcatatatttgaatgcttggttcccagttaaTGGAATTATTTGGAAACAGTTAgaaggtttggccttgttggggAAGGTATGTTGTTGGGGTGGTCTttcagatttcaaaagcccacagcaggcccagtttctctctctgcctgctgcctgtggatcaggatgtaagctgtcactgctccagcaccaggccTGCCTGTTCCCCGCCATGATGACCATAAACTAACCCTTCTAAGACTGTAATCAAACCAATTTATAAGGATTGCCttagccatggtgtctcttcacagcagtagaacaatGGCAAAGACAAGACCCAATGCCCTAACAGCTTCGGCTGACACACCAAAGGGCACCACCTCCTGCTCTGGTCAGGAGCACGGATAGAAGATTTCACTTTCTCTCAAAATAGAAGGACATTTGTACTTAAAGCAACAACCCTGGCAACAAGAAGACAtcatttttgcttctggagatttattttgaattgacgtgtgtgtgtgtgtgtgtgtgtgtgtgtgtgtgtgtgtgtgtgtgtgtcaggcaTGCTGATGTCCACAGAGGCGCAAAGTGTTagttctcctggaactgaaattataggAAGTTACTATAGATGCCGGAAACCGATTCAGcacctctgcaaaagcagtctgggttcttatctgctgagccatctctccagcatcaaaGTCAAactcctttaaaagaaaatgttttagagagaagaaaaataagtctAAAAGATTCTGGTAATAAAAAATTCATCATTGAAATAAACACATAAAGTTAATGCTGGACAGGCAGTTAGAATTTAAAGTAACACTTGAACTGGAAAGACACAATTTGTGCCTACAACTTAAAGAGAGAAActttagaatgttttaaaatagactggctacaaattcaaattttaa is a window of Chionomys nivalis chromosome 13, mChiNiv1.1, whole genome shotgun sequence DNA encoding:
- the LOC130885643 gene encoding serpin B6 yields the protein MDSLREANGTFALNLLKILGEDSSKNVFYSPMSISSALAMVFMGAKGNTASQMAQALSLDKCSGNGGGDVHQGFQSLLTEVNKTGTQYLLKTANKLFGEKTCDLLASFKDSCHKFYEAEMEELDFKGDTEQSRQHINTWVAKKTEDKIQELLSPGAVNSDTLLVLVNAIYFKGNWEKQFNKEETREMPFKVSKNEEKPVQMMFKKSTFKTTYIGEIFTKILLLPYAGNELNMIIMLPDEHIELSTVEKEITYENFTEWTRLDMMDEEEVEVFLPRFKLEENYDMKDFLCKLGMTDAFDNGADFSGISSKHGLSLSKVVHKSFVEVNEEGTEAAAATAAIMMLRCVRLTPRFCADRPFLFFIQHVKTNGILFCGRFSSP